From the Gemmatimonadaceae bacterium genome, the window CGCGTCGACGCGCGATCCGCGCCGCACTCGCTCGACCTCGAAAGAAGGAGCAACCAGAACCGGCGAACCGTCGACCGGAAGGAGGAGCGCGATCAAACGCTCGCTGCGACCATAATTACTGCCGACGAGGTATGTGAAGTTCGTCGCGCCGCTCGTCGCGAGGAGGATTGTACCGCCGGCGTCTCTCGTCAGTTGCCGCGCTCGTTCCAATCGACGCGCAAAGACCGACGGATCGAACGGCGCGATCGGGGGATAATGTGACTTGACCGTGATGTTCGTCTTCGGAAGCGTCGGCACGCGTGGAGCCGAGAGGGAACTGCGGTCGACGTTGGCGAGATAGCCGACGTCGAGTGCGGCGCCGGCCCCGAGCACGGAGACGGATGAGACGAACGATCGACGATCCATGGTAGCGTCCGATTGAAGGCTCGGAGGAAAGTGACGCGGCAAACGACCGCGCCGCTAGCGAGCGACTGAGGGAACGATATCTTAGCAGCGCCGTGCTGACTTGAAATATCGCATTCGTCGCTCGCGTCACCTCGAGTCCGCGCCTCAGAGTTTGGAAAAGCCACGAGCCGTTCGCTTTGGTGTACGCTCGCGCAGCAGAAATCACCGAAATTCGCGACCGACAAGGAGAGCCAACGTGAACATTGCGGTCCAGCTCGAGCCAGCGAACGGCGCGCCTCCCGAAGTCGAGTACAAGTGGGACGCCGACACCGACATTCTGTCGGCGCAGTTGAAAACGCGCAGCCTCGGCAGCGGCATGTCGGGATCCGTCGAGGTCGAGGGGAAGGACGGCTCCTGGATCATTCTCGACGTTGCCGAGGGACGCATCAACGGCGTCGAGGTGGCGGTGTGGCCCGACGTGCGCAAGCTGCCGACGCTCTCGCCGCCTAACCAGGTGGAAGATGCGCGCGTCATTCTGCCGTCACGTCAGTCGCAGCCAAACATCGCGGCGGTCGAGGTGGACACGCCGCTCATCGCCGAGGCGGACAGCACCGAGCGCGTGATCCACTTCAAGCTGGGCAAGACTCGTGAGGCGCGCACCGTGCGCGTCGGCCGCGATCTGCTTCTCGACGTCGATCGACAGAGCCAGATCGCTGGCGTCTGGTTGCTGAACGTTCCTCCATTCCCGGACGGCATGGCGCGCCTCGACGAGCTCTGAGCCGAGCGTGATTACAACCATTGTACTGATTCGGGTCGAGCCGCCGATGATTCCGAAGGCGGCTCACATGTTGGCAGGCGTCGATGGTGTAACGGAGGTCTACTCGGTGTCGGGCGAGTGGGACCTCGTCGCCATCGTGCGCGTGCCGCAGTACGACGACATCGCGAAGGTCGTCACCGAGGTATTCCCGACGGTGCCGGGCATTCAACGCACGCAGACGCTGACGGCGTTTCGCGCGTACTCGAAAAACGATCTTCAACAAGCGTGGGATATTGGCGTTGAATGAGGGACTAGGGGCGAGGGCCTAGGGGTTAGAGAATGCGGAGCGCGTCGGATGGGATCTGATCATTCAGAACGGCTTCTCAACGAGCGCGCTATCCCAATTGACCCTCGGACCTACTTCCCTAGCCCCTAGCCCCTCTCACCGTGTCAGACCGAACCGGCGATTACATCTCGGCCCTCTTCGCGCCCGAAGACCAGCTCCTCGCGTCGCTGCGTGAGGAAGCTGATCGCACTGGCCTGCCCCCGATTTCCGTTTCGGCGGACGAAGGCCGACTTTTGCAAGTTCTACTCACGTCGATTCGCGCGCGGCGCGTCCTCGAAGTCGGCACGCTTGGGGGCTACTCCGCGATCTGGATGGCACGAGCGCTGCCCGCGGACGGTGAGCTTGTCACAATCGAGATCGAACCAAAGCACGCCGAGTTTGCCCGTCGCTACATCGAGCGTGCTGGCCTCTCTGATCGCATCGACATCCGGATCGGCCGCGCCCTCGACGTGCTGCCCAGTCTCGACGGCGAGCGATTCGACGCCGTCTTCATCGACGCCGACAAAGAGCCGATGCCCAATTATTTCGAGTGGGCGCTCCGGCTGCTCCGACCGGGCGGACTGGTGATCGCCGACAACACGCTGTGGGGCGGCAAGGTCTACGACGACGCGGAACAGGACGAAAAGACCACCGCCGTCCGCGAATTCAACAGGCGAATGGCGACCGATCCGCGGAT encodes:
- a CDS encoding Lrp/AsnC ligand binding domain-containing protein, with the translated sequence MITTIVLIRVEPPMIPKAAHMLAGVDGVTEVYSVSGEWDLVAIVRVPQYDDIAKVVTEVFPTVPGIQRTQTLTAFRAYSKNDLQQAWDIGVE
- a CDS encoding O-methyltransferase, producing MSDRTGDYISALFAPEDQLLASLREEADRTGLPPISVSADEGRLLQVLLTSIRARRVLEVGTLGGYSAIWMARALPADGELVTIEIEPKHAEFARRYIERAGLSDRIDIRIGRALDVLPSLDGERFDAVFIDADKEPMPNYFEWALRLLRPGGLVIADNTLWGGKVYDDAEQDEKTTAVREFNRRMATDPRILSILVPTHDGVAIGVVR